The Oncorhynchus kisutch isolate 150728-3 linkage group LG8, Okis_V2, whole genome shotgun sequence DNA segment gcttttatgatgctgataaagatggCACCTCCAACTCTGCTGACGGTCCCTAACTGCGCATTCATTCTCTCAAGATACTGAAAGAAAATAAATCCCAATTCCCCACTCCTGTTACCGAGTCAAAATGTAAATTTTgtgtataattttactgcaaaaaaatgctgaattctgcaggagttaatttttaaaatgtatttcacctttatttaaccaggtaagcaagttgaacaagttctcatttacaattgcgacctggccatgataaagcaaagcagttcgacacatacaatgacacagagttacacatggggtaaaacaaacatacagtcaataatacagtagaaaccagtctatatacgatgtgagcaaatgaggtgagataagggaggtaaaggcaaaaaaaaggccatggtggcaaagtaaatacaatatagcaagtaaaacactggaatggtagatttgcagtggaagaagtTAACATTGAACTTAGggtatgtgagaggttatagacctacagtcagtatCCATATTtcaggaggcatgaggactgcagatgtgaccagggcaataaattgcaatgtccgtactgtgagacgcctaagacagcgctacagggagacaggacggacagctgatcgtccttgcagtggcagaccatgtgtaatacctgcacaggatcggtacatccgaacattatacctgcaggacaggtacaggatggcaacaacttcccgagttacaccaggaaaccacaatcccttcatcagtgctcagactgtccgcactaggctgagaggctggactgagggcttgtaggcctgttgtaaggcagatcctcaccagacatcaccggcaacaacgtcgcctatgggcacaaacccaccatcgctggaccacacaggactggcaaaaagtgctcttcactgacgagtcacggatttgtctcaccaggggtgatggtcagattcacatttatcatcgaaggaataagcgttacaccgaggcctgtactctggaacggGATCGATTTTGAGGTGAAGGAataagcgttacaccgaggcctgtactctggaacgggatcgattttgaggtggagggtccgtcatggtctggggcggtgtgttacagcatcggactgagcttgttgtcattgcagtttATTTAAATGCTGTGCGTTACggtgaagacatcctcctccctcatgtggtacccttcctgcaggctcatcctgacatgaccctccagcacgacaatgccaccagccatactgctcgctctgtgcatgatttcctgcaagacaggaatgtcagtgttctgccatggccagtgaagagcctggatctcaatcccattgagcacgtctgggacctgttggggccatttcccccccccccccccccccccagaaatgtctgggaacttgcaggggCCTTggaggaagagtggggtaacatctcacagcaagaactggcaaatctggtgcagttcatgaggaggagatgcactgcagtacttaatgcagctggtggccacaccagacactgactgttacttttgaccccctcCCTCTTTTGTtcatggacacattattcaatttctgttagtcacatgtctgtgaaactttttcagtttgtctcagttgttgaatcttatgttcatacaaattgtttatttcagttttttatatttGCCCAAAaaagttttgctttgtcattatggggtattttgtgtgtgtgtggaagataaggctgtaacaaaatgtgtagaaagtCTAgcggtctgaacactttccgaatgcactttagaTGTGAATTGCACAAGAATTATAAGTCTATGgaatatttgttatttttgttttctcatccaCACTGACTGTTTGTTCTTTACGTTCCACAGAGTGAAGACACAGAACAACAAATCATCAGAGAAACATTTCATCTGGTATCCAAAAGGGATGAGAACGTCTGCAATTTCCTAGAAGGTGGAATGTAAGAGATTTAAGATGTCATAAACTGTCCACAAGTACTGAAAACAATATATGTTGGGCTTTGTCTTAACATTTCCTGCTCATGTAACAATGAAATGCATAACCTTTCAATGTCATGTACATACGTACAACTGATACAAACCAACGATTTGATCTTACGATGTGGGCTGCTCAACAAAACGCTCCACGAGTTGAATCAGCTTTTCACGATGCAACATCCACATGACACATTGTACTGCATGGGAGAGCtaaggggtagagggagaggggtatCAGATGGTGGCCAGCTGTGGGGGAGAGAAATTGGATCATCATGAATAGTTAAATATGATTTAATTATTCATGAAGCAGGCTATTGCATTATGGAACCTCCTCTCACATAACAGAATAATACAATTGGGGTGTGATCATTggtgcacactgtagcaaaatgttttgcattgaGAATGAgcctttcttattggacaagttcaggttagTCTGTTTTGGCCTGTGCTTTTTTCTTTTTGGATTCCTAGTAAATAAACCCCTGGGATCCCTGGTATATGATTGTTGCTACTGTTTATGCTCATCAGCAAGTATGATGTCGCTCAAGCAGATCCAGGTCAACATGTTTTTACCAGGCCTTACAAAGATTGTTCAAGGCTTCTGCACTTGGCCTGGACTCAACTTCCGCTAGACACGTGACCCTTTTACTTGTTCATCAAACCAGCATGTTTGGCTGTGTTTCACATCATGGAATGTGTGTGTTGAGTAATTAACATGACACGGGACTATCCCATGCATTGATTGGTGCCGTGTGAGTGTGTGCCCCTTGTCGTGTGGACTGTTGTTCCGATGTAGAGGTGAAGTACTAAGTCTCTGTTAACCAACCTTGGCTCACTTCCACATGCATGCCAGTCTTCACAGATCCCAGGCAACCGCACACCAACTGGGGTTTATTTACTAGGCTCCAAACTCATGCAAACGGGTTGGAcaggacctacctgaatttgccCAATAAGAAACAAGTTTTCATTGCGAAGGTTTTGTTACGGTTTGCACTAATGAGTACACCCCTGTTCAGAGTTTTGATTGTCCCTTCATTTTACTTTTGTTTCGTTAGGTTGATCGGTGGGTCAGAGAACAAGCTCATCTACAGACACTATGCTACGCTCTACTTCGTATTCTGCGTCGATTCCTCGGAGAGTGAGCTTGGCATCCTTGACCTTATCCAGGTAATGTTTCCAAAGTCTTAAGGGAATTGTATTTGAAAAAAAAGATACTGTTCAACTACGACCATTTGGTACCACAATTGTAGAAAGTCTACCGTCCACTGGAAACAATTACACTGTTCAGTGAATGTGATCGTCTCTCCACAGGTGTTTGTGGAAACTCTGGACAAATGCTTTGAGAATGTTTGTGAACTTGACTTAATTTTCCACGTGGACAAGGTAGAGAATTATTTTATCAACTATATCCTATTATTTCATCCTTCCTTTTTATATTCACTATACCAAGGATGTAAGTCAACCTTGCCCCAAACAGCAGCATTAAATGATCACAATGAATGTCTGACTTCCCATAGAAACTCACTGTGTTAGTGTCATTTGTTTACTCTAAGGCTGTCTGAATTCATCTCCCGTCAAATCAAAGttggtcgcgtacacagtttagcagatgttatagcgggtccagcgaaatgcttgtatgcCGCAAAATCCTTGTAGAAACAGGGCGGCTGTGTCCATCAGCGTCATCTTAATGATATCCCTGTGACAATGCTTCGGCCCTGATGGCACTTGTCACAAGAAAATCTATTGTGATTGTCTAGCCAAGTCTGTGGCAGCGAAGCAGGATATTACACTACTTTCTGCACAGGTTGCAGCATTTCACACACAGAGATGCCATTGATATTCATGTGTACAGAGGACCGAGTTTGTGTAAACCTTTTACCTACAGCAGGTTACAAAAATGTGAACGGCCAgaaaataaccccccccccctaaaacatCTCTAAATGGGTGAAAGCAATAGGATGTTATCTCAGTCTGAAAAGAGCCTATAAATAGAACATTTTGGATTGAACCTGTAGGTACACAATATACTGGCAGAGATGGTGATGGGAGGAATGGTGCTAGAGACCAACATGAATGAGATCATCACACAGGTGGACGCCCAAAACAAAATGGAGAAATCGGAGGTAAGAGTGGCAGTAATTCGTTCTGACTTCTCATACTCCAGGTATGTGTAGGCATGTGCGTATGCTGGAACCTGCATGCCCCTCCAGTGCCCTTGTGATGCTCTTGACTCTTGAGTGTTTGTGCTCTCTTGGCCCTCCGCTACTGCACTGCTGAACCACACAGAATTACATTtatcttccttccttcccctaagttataatcatcatcatcacagacACAAATGGTCTCTTCTCTGGAATCTAAATTTACACATTGTCCAACGCATCTGCGGAATCTTGATCCTCAACAATCACACACTCATGAGATGCATTGCTCATCCCACTCTACAGGCTGGATATCTCGTGTTGACGTATTTGCTTAAACGGGGAGATGGTGGTAGTGTTTTTTTATGGCTGTTGAATGGTTCGTTGTGGTCAGAGAGCGATGTTGAATTAACGACATTCGATGTTCATGTCTAGATATTAAGGCCTagacatgtatttttttctcaGATCTCTTTGAATACAATTTCTAAATTTCATCATTCATGAAAACCGATTGTTACAGCCATAGATAATTTTATGGAGTCGTTGCCATTTACCAATTCCAGAACAATGCCATTATGACTGACTGGGTGTATTCTGATCCCTCTAAATACAAGACCCTGTGTATTTTGAAATTGACACACAAAATATTCCAGTTAAATAAATGGATATGAAGCCAAATATTTAAAAGCCACAAATGTTTATCAAAGTTATTTTTGAGGAGTTCTTTTAGGTTTTGTTTGCTTACTGCTCAATGTAAAGTTACATGGTGTGACTCAAAAGTCCTACGGATGTGTAACTTGCTGTTAACGTTATATCAAATTGGTGCTGCACCATTGGCTAACATTTACAGATATTACCTCACTGTAGCAATGTGGCTGTATCTAACAATGGAAACCATGCTTTGGTAACCACTTTTGGGCCGTATTGTGTggtagattttttaaatggaatcaTTATTGTATTGTACGCCAAGTCTTTGACTGCTCAACAAACATCAGATGTGCTCCGTCTTTTCCTTCTTGGACCTACCCTAGACCGCAGTGTGTTTATAGTCACGATCATTAAAACTTCAACGCTAATTCAGAGCCATAAATAATGATTTAAACAAAATAAATTCCTAGTAGTGTGTAAAGAAAAAAAATGGATAAAAGTCCATACAAATTGGTGAAGAATGATCGGCTGTATTTAGTTCACTTTCACATGCTCATCAATATGAAACATCAGTGCAGTCTACCTCTCTCAGTGCAGTCTATCAATGCGGTCTACGGTCGGTCTTATCACTTTCTATGTATATAAACTGTAATTTCTTTGATCTGCTTTAACAACATTCCTCATTCCTCTTTTCCCCTGACCCTTTCTAGTTCTTTCCATTCTTCTCTCTTTACAGACATTTATCTTTCAGTCTCCCAGGCAGGACAGGTAGACACAGGTACTGCTAAATTTCCAACAAGTACTGTAACCCAAATTTATTTACACTATCCGTAGTTCTCCATAGGCTGACCACTTAATAACAAAATGACATCACTAACATCTAAATCTTTTTACAGCATACCCTAAAATATATCAATGGTACTTAAAAGGAGCATTGAAACCACAAATGACTTGGCTATTTCGGTTAACATGTTTCAATTATCATTTGAAACTTCCATGTATTTCATTGCGATGTTTTtaattaaaggcccaatgcagctgtttttatctccaATATTAAACCATTTCTGGGTAAcataagtaccttactgtgattttaaaatatatatatatttcatatatattaaaatggtcaaaaataaatgGGTTCTTAGTAAAATAGCAATTTATCAAGAATTTTGTGGGGAGGGGAAAACCTGAAAAATAACTTATTGGTGGAGGTTTGGcctttttcttattggtctatcaaTTAATTTACCAAACTGCAATTACACTAAAAGGGCAGTATCATAATTTTCaccatttcacagtattattctaacctcaaagtgtggaaatatacactaccggtcaaaagttttagaacacttttctttatttgtactattttctacatagcagaataatagtgaataaaatcaaaactatgaaatgacacatggaatcatgtagtaaccaaaaaagtgttcaataaatccaaatatatttgaggttcttcaaagtagccacccttcgccttgatgacagctttgcactctcttggcattctctcaaccagcttcacctggaatgcttttctaacagtcttgaaggagtttgacatatgcggagcacttgttggctgcttttccttcactctgtggtccgactcatcccaaacccatcagtttggttgaggtcgggggattgtggaggccaggtcatctgatgcagaactccGTCACTCTCCTCCATGGAAAAATAGcttttacacagcctggaggtgtgttgggtcattgtcctgttgaaaaacaaatgataatcccactaagcgcaaaccagatgggatggtgtatcactgcagaatgctgtggtagccatgctggttaaattgAGATGGTCCTGTGATGCAGTATTACATCAATTCCCCACATGAATGATGTCATTAGGTTATACTATGGAAATAATTCTCACATTGAATAGCTGTCGCTATACACTTTTATGTACATTTTAATAATCAAACATTAGATTGAACATTGTCATATTTTACAAACACTGAACCTTGTCACCCCCCATTACCAACAAGTAAGTCCTGTTAACCTTGTCACCCCCGATACAACTAGTAGTCCTTATCTCAGCATGTTTCCACTGAGTTGTTACAATTCGAATATATTACAGTGCAGtgttttcggaaagtattcaaaccacttTTCACTTTTTGCTACATTGCAGCCTTTTTCTAaaacatactttaaaaaaaaatcctcaatctacacacaatatcgcataattacaaagcaaaaacaggtgtttagaaAATTCAGCAAAtgtatgacatttttttttaaaagaagGAAATGTACTATTTCAGTTAAGTGTTCAGACTCTAGTTTGTtaaagcacttttggcagtgattacggGCTTGTcgtcttggcacacctgtatttggggggtttctcccattcttctctgaagatctactcaatctctgtcaagttggatggggagcgtcaatgcacagctattttcaggtctctccatagacgttagatcgggttcaagtccgggctctggctgggccacacaaggacattcagagacttgtcccttcgccccagtctgaggtccagagcgctctggagctggttttcatcaacaatctctctctactttgctctgttcatctttccctcgatccttactagtctcccagtccccgccgCTGAAAGACATCCCtacagcttgatgctgccaccccaatgcttcaccatagggatgttgccaggtttcctccaagcGTGACGTTTGACATTCAGGCCAagaagttcaatcttggtttcatcagaccagaggatcttgtttctcatggtctgagagtcctttagttgcctttttGAAAACGCCAAGCGGGCTGTCAGgtgcctttactgaggagtgtgttccgtctggccactctaacataaagccCTGATttgtggagtactgcagagatggttgtccttctggaaagttctcccatctccacagaggaactctggagcgaccatctggttcttggtcacctccctgatcagggcccttctaccccgattgctcagtctgGCTGGGTGGCCAGGTCTAGTaaggaattataattattatatatagcccaagggcacaatggcCGCTAGCCTGCAAAAGGCATGTTTTTTTTTAGGGGGCGTTTCGGCCACACACGGGATGCCACCgggaaatttgaggcattataaaatgcttgtcaaattgtgaatgagagactgaagtgtgtacagcctgcgccaAAAAAAAGCAGAGGTCATGCCTTTCaagcagccttacaatgtattaaaaatctaaacatataccCCAAATGCTTGTAGAACTAAAGTTACCTAATTTGAAATTTAGCATATAGggatacctatttctttgttaaccactcaacacagaatagccacatgtgcgcactccctcatcgtttggagaaaatatcctttctattttattcagctttgttcaattgtattcttcataatataaaataatgccacggaattctaagcaaaccttgtctgctaaatgaactagtgtatcccacagccatatggcatagccagatcaggacctaacataaggacaaatCAGAGTTTGgaattctgttcttctgaaatagactacattttcttcatatcatgtttctttagaccgtctaaaataatggatttattaaggtgtaggctgtattacatggattGATTCAACTTTTTAAAGTAAATgttctgcatcagtggcttgtaggctgtgtggaagccaggagatgctaactGTGTTTGTGTTAAAGGTCAATTACTGTGAGAACAgaagttatttgcttgacaatcaccagctgataaaattttgtgaccgccacagccctaatatagactggtgtgtgtgtgcctttccaaatcatgtccaatcaattgaattcattaccacaggtggactcccaagttgtagaaacttctcaaggatgatcaatggaaacaggatgcacctgagctcaatttctagtctcatagcaaagggtctgaatacttatgtaaataagtttttattttttttacagaaatacctatgtttgcaaaaatgtcttaacctgtttttgttttgtcattatgggtgttgtgtatagattgaggaaaaaaatatttaatccattttagaataaggctgtaaatgtaacaaaatgtggaaagggggaaggcgtctgaatactttccgaatgcactgtatatccttGAAAAAGTTCCCACGTTTTTAAATCCACTTTCATTGAAACCGTCTGTTTATTGTACTTTAGGAATGGCCAGAAAAAGGACTATGAAACTATACTGAATTGTCATAATGGTGTTATATTTCACAGAGAACAATTTTAATCTGATTTACTTTTcacataaatacagtatataatatgtAGCAAAATAAATCTTAGTGCAATGTGATAATTTCCTTTGGGCCATCTGATATTGCTCTAGTTCGTTCCTCTTTACTAACACACATAAATAATATATTTCACTATAGTCATGTTCAAATTTGTTTTTCGGAATTCAATAAAGATTCTATACAGATCTATAGCTTCATTTCCTTCTCATATCAAATtcaatttttttcttctttatcCAATTCTCTCCTTGCATTTTTATCCTTATCAGTCCTCAAGAATTTGGTGGGTTCACTTTTCAAGCAATGCTGCCTCTGTCTTTTTAAAAGTCAATATTATTGAATATTTCAAGATCTATGAATGTAGCACAATGTTCTCACAGTTGATTCATAATTGGCTCTGGTTGTGATGTAAATCATAAATGAACTGAATAATGCATGTGCATAAGAAGCTAGGCATTTGAATGTACATTTGCACACGTCTGTTAATAGTTGATGCTTTGCATTTTGTCTGTTGGTGACTGTCTCCGTATAGTGCTTTTATTTTTAGTACTGTGGAGTTGTGTGTCCCTGTCCATTGTGAGTAGGTCTGGTGGTGTGAAAGTTGTAATGTGCAATATGTTTCTAAGCGTTTCTGGTGACTCTTAActctgtgttttgtgtgtaggctggtATTGCAGGTGCACCTGCTCGTGCTGTATCTGCCGTAAAGAACATGAACCTTCCCGAAATGCCCAGAAACATCAACATCGGAGACATCAGCATAAAAGTGCCAAACTTACCCTCCTTCAAATAGCGGCATGACCCACTGTGCCGAAGTTGACCAATGTTTACCATGCAATTTGTTTACCAAAATCTAAACAAAGATCATGAAGGTACTGTGCGAATTCCTTTGGTGTTAAAAATCATTCTTTGTTTCCTTGTTTTAAATGACTGTCATTGATATGGCTATGTTTGAGAAAATTaagtatttatttattacattcCTCTACCCTCACTGGAGGTGTTCCATTATGTATTGGCTGCTACAGTATTGGAAAATCATACCTTAGTAGTTTGTAAAACAAACTGAACAGAATATTCTTATATACAATATGATGGAATTGTATTTCTTTGTCTCGTCTGTATACAACATTTTAAATGATCTTGTCTTATCAAATTATTTTCTCTTGATTTTAATCAGTCCGTGTaagttttttttctcctttttgcAACTCAATAAAGTATTGAATAATTTAATTCCTATGTGTTTGCAGTGAACCTGGTTTCATACTATACAATTGTGTAATAGTgcctgatacagtgccttgcgaaagtattcggcccccttgaactttgcgaccttttgccacatttcaggcttcaaacataaagatataaaactgtattttttttgtgaagaatcaacaacaagtgggacacaatcatgaagtggaatgacatttattgaatatttcaaacttttttaacaaatcaaaaactgaaaaattgggcgtgcaaaattattcagcccctttactttcagtgcagcaaactctctccagaagttcagtgaggatctctgaatgatccaatgttgacctaaatgactaatgatgataaatacaatccacctgtgtgtaatcaagtgtccgtataaatgcacctgcactgtgatagtctcagaggtccgttaaaagcgcagagggcatcatgaagaacaaggaacacaccaggcaggtccgagatactgttgtgaagaagtttaaagccggatttggatacaaaaagatttcccaagctttaaacatcccaaggagctctgtgcaagtgataatattgaaatggaaggagtatcagaccactgcaaatctaccaagacctggccgtccctctaaactttcagctcatacaaggagaagactgatcagagatgcagccaagaggcccatgatcactctggatgaactgccaaacatggtggtggcagcatcatggtttgggcctgcttttcttcagcagggacagggaagatggttaaaattgatgggaagatggatggagccaaatacagaaccattctggaagaaaacctgatggtgtaatcgcagcaaaaggtggcgctacaaagtattaacttaagggggctgaataattttgcacgcccaatttttcagttttttatttgttaaaaaagttagaaatatccaataaatgtcgttccacttcatgattgtgtcccacttgttgttgattcttcacaaaaaaatacagttttatatcttcatgtttgaagcctgaaatgtggaaaaaggtcgcaaagttcaagggggccgaatactttcgcaaggcactgtaggttttCTGAAAGAAGAGCAAGTTGGACTGCTGTTGATCCAAATAGCTTGCATTTTATGGACAGTAAATATCCTATGATTCAAACTTTTTTGCAATGCAATTAATAATTGATTCACAATGTACTGTGGTTTATACTTATAAGGTGCAGTTTGGCCATCACGTGTCCCAGTGACAGCACAGCTGATAATGGCACGTGACTGCTTTTCTCTGCTCTTGCGCAGCTTTTGCGCAACACAATTAGTAAAAATGTACTTTCTTTCATAGCCGGTTCTATGAAAACAAGTAATAAAACTATAGATGACAATGTCTTATTCAGTTGATTTCGTATTTTTTGCGTAATAAATTGATTCATTGAAGCGGGCAATATGGTGGTCGCGAATGCAGCAATTCACAATGGTCAGCAGGGTTGCCATGTCTGGTTTTCCTAATAAATGGGGCTACTTTGAAAACAATGTCATGTGTGAAAATGTATTGGTTGTAGGATATTGGGCAATTTCTAATTTGCACTGTGGCTGCCATGGTATTTCTCTTTATAACACTATATTTCACTGTGCCATGATGACTTTCAGGAAGCGAGGCAGGCTGTTGCTGAGAGAGGGGTTGTGGGTTCCTGAGTtcttttgcaaaaaaatctaatt contains these protein-coding regions:
- the LOC109895599 gene encoding AP-3 complex subunit sigma-1 isoform X2 produces the protein MIKAILIFNNHGKPRLSKFYEHYSEDTEQQIIRETFHLVSKRDENVCNFLEGGMLIGGSENKLIYRHYATLYFVFCVDSSESELGILDLIQVFVETLDKCFENVCELDLIFHVDKVHNILAEMVMGGMVLETNMNEIITQVDAQNKMEKSETFIFQSPRQDR
- the LOC109895599 gene encoding AP-3 complex subunit sigma-1 isoform X1 — translated: MIKAILIFNNHGKPRLSKFYEHYSEDTEQQIIRETFHLVSKRDENVCNFLEGGMLIGGSENKLIYRHYATLYFVFCVDSSESELGILDLIQVFVETLDKCFENVCELDLIFHVDKVHNILAEMVMGGMVLETNMNEIITQVDAQNKMEKSEAGIAGAPARAVSAVKNMNLPEMPRNINIGDISIKVPNLPSFK